The following proteins are encoded in a genomic region of Rubrobacter xylanophilus DSM 9941:
- a CDS encoding metallopeptidase family protein translates to MSEKTEEFYELVERALEGLPPELASLLDNVAIVVEDWPDYSTPLAGTGPEDTLYGLYEGVPLTERGAGYYGILPDRITIFRGPLERDFPPEELEEQVRITVVHEIAHHFGISDERLEELGWS, encoded by the coding sequence GTGAGCGAGAAGACCGAAGAATTCTACGAGCTCGTCGAGCGGGCGCTGGAGGGGCTGCCGCCGGAGCTGGCGTCGCTCCTGGACAACGTCGCCATCGTCGTCGAGGACTGGCCGGACTACTCCACGCCGCTGGCGGGCACCGGGCCGGAGGACACCCTCTACGGCCTCTACGAGGGCGTGCCCCTCACCGAGCGCGGGGCCGGCTACTACGGGATCCTCCCCGACAGGATCACCATCTTCCGCGGCCCGCTGGAGCGGGACTTCCCCCCGGAGGAGCTGGAGGAGCAGGTCAGGATCACCGTGGTGCACGAGATAGCCCACCACTTCGGCATCAGCGACGAGCGGCTGGAGGAGCTGGGCTGGTCGTGA
- a CDS encoding Sec-independent protein translocase subunit TatA/TatB, giving the protein MSFGFLEMFILLFIVFLILGPKRIPGLLRALGRGVRDFTAEFSREKQEKELPGEKKREEP; this is encoded by the coding sequence GTGAGCTTCGGGTTTCTGGAGATGTTCATCCTGCTCTTTATAGTTTTCCTCATCCTGGGCCCGAAGCGCATCCCCGGGCTGCTCAGGGCCCTCGGGCGAGGCGTGAGGGACTTCACCGCAGAGTTCAGCCGGGAGAAGCAGGAGAAGGAGCTCCCCGGCGAGAAGAAGCGCGAGGAGCCCTAG
- a CDS encoding SRPBCC family protein: MSGRATVDISQRIMAPAGSVASYLSDFRNARNWMVGVEEIEDLGGDAYRLHLESPVGRLRPEARVVERSGGRIRWVYTSTVEGGGTVEVRPEGEGCCTVRYTGSFAPEGAVLRRAARLAGMERFARRNGERSLVRLKALMEAGRYR; the protein is encoded by the coding sequence GTGAGCGGCCGGGCCACCGTAGACATCAGCCAGCGCATCATGGCCCCCGCGGGGAGCGTCGCCTCCTACCTCTCGGACTTCCGCAACGCCCGCAACTGGATGGTGGGGGTGGAGGAGATCGAAGACCTCGGCGGGGACGCCTACCGGCTGCACCTGGAGAGCCCGGTGGGGAGGCTGCGGCCGGAGGCCCGGGTCGTCGAGCGCTCGGGGGGGCGCATCCGCTGGGTGTACACCTCGACGGTGGAGGGCGGGGGCACGGTGGAGGTGAGGCCGGAGGGCGAGGGCTGCTGCACCGTCCGCTACACGGGCAGCTTCGCCCCCGAGGGGGCCGTCCTGCGGCGGGCGGCCCGCCTCGCCGGCATGGAGCGCTTCGCCCGCAGAAACGGGGAGCGCTCGCTGGTGAGGCTCAAGGCGCTGATGGAGGCGGGGAGGTACCGGTGA